The following is a genomic window from Corvus hawaiiensis isolate bCorHaw1 chromosome 5, bCorHaw1.pri.cur, whole genome shotgun sequence.
tatttagcaCTCTTTCCcccagaataattttattttttagggaagaaaaatggGACATTATTATGTCCCATTCTCAGTTTTGACATTATCCATGAAACTTaattccctctctttttttttcatctaccATATGCCTGTATGAGGCAAGTACTTTATGGAAAAGTAGCCTGTAATCTTATTGGTGTAGACTGCTGTAGGACATGTGCAGGAAGGTtgcatgttttaaataaagtctTTTAGGAACTGCATTTTACTATATTAAGAGATATTAGTATTATGTAACCATTTGTTTTGTTGTAATGCATCTTCTTCAAGTCCAGGGCTAGTGATCAGGTAGGAGTGTGCAGAGATCATGCATTGAGCCTGTGAGCTGCCTTCAAAGAAGCATATGCTGCATTATTCTAAGAAGATACAGGAATTCTCACACCTGTCTTTCAACATTTCCCTCAAAAATCCTGTAAAAATAGTCATACTTACAAGAATTTCTTAGGGTATTTTCCTATTATAGTAtttggtagggtttttttttttttcattgggggctttttcactttttaatgtaaattttgcttcctttttcaaCGGGATGCATCTAGCTGAAGATGCAGTACATATTTATAATGAAGACCAAAACTGCATAGCCAGTTATAAAATTGTAGCCCTTAGAAATGTCACTCCTTTATCATAAAACTTCTTAGTGCTCTGAGCCTTTTTAGGGGGGAATTAGGAAAAGGGAatgtaaagaaaacagcaaaacccaCTAATTTTTAGAGTGCATTTAGAATTCTGCCCTCATTTCTCAACAGATCTGTCTATCCGAAATGGTATATCCTTCCAAGAGTTTTCAAAACTAAATTTAGTCTAGTGGTAGACAAACACACAGCACAGGGGTAATGTAACTCAAATAGCTTAAATGAGGACAAGTACGACACTGACTTTGTTAAAGCCCTattgtttttctcattattaGGTGAAACCATTGTCTCAACTCCAGTTGCTTGAAAGATGCAAatatcattttcattttaaaacccaagaaataaaactttttttttttacatgtattGGTAAAGCTTAGCTTACCGAAATAAAGGATTGTCTAGTCCCAGAGAGAGTTGTTCCATGTAACACAGATTTCCTAGTTTTTGAGCACTATGTCAGTTTGGAGTAAATCAtatctttcttttcatcttaGTGTTCACATCCATTGggtgaagtaatttttttaccCAGTAGAAAATGTTTAGCACTGAGTTTCCTTTTGGAGTTCTTGGTGTTATTGGTGATGATATGACGTAAGAGTAGTTAAAGATTTGAGAGactctgaaaaggaaaatcttaaaggtcttcttagaaggaaaaagaaagcaatgacactgctttattttcttacttattCTGTAAAAGCAAGCAATTTTATCTCTGAGTTTTGTCTTGCTTCTGCTTTCCAGTTTTATCTGGTCCTTGACAgaatgcagttttaaaaaacccttaatAAAGGAACAGACTTATAGCTATATCTCTTCATCTGTCACTAtctcaaattttttaaaattatgtgacCACAGTATACCCCGTATCAAATgagaattagaaagaaaaaaagtattggATTCAAGACCTTCTGTGGCATTTAGGTACCCTACACATCTATTTTCACCAcagtttctttattttctgaaggaaatgagaacaaataggtttttttcataattcaccaatttttagctttattttttgtggATAAACTCCGTAAGATAACTTCATACTGTTCACCCTGCAGAAAAAGTGCTTAATGGGAAACTAATTTTTCAGCTGGAGTTCTTACTGTGAGGGCAAGCTCTAGCATTGGTTCCAGacattaaaatataaagaaagcTGATATCAGCTTtcatcaaaattaattaaaaataaaagaactcagcacagaaattatttttatagggGGAAATCATTGATTTCTAGGAGGAGGGACCAGGTCAGATGTCCCCAGATTGCTTTGTGGAACGCAGTGGTGGTCCAGAGCGAGGTCAATAGTTCTCTAGTTCAGGCTGTGTTCATCCTTTCTAGGTACTAAACTTTAttgagagaaaaggagaaaagtattctgctttgtttttaatacaattttttccccaaaacctgTTTTTGTAGTTGCTAAGGGATGTTTATACAACCAGGATTGAGATCTGAGACAACTTCTTAATTAAGATACAGTACAAGGTCTATGACTTTGAAGACTCCCTAGGCTAATTCACAAACTGCAGTAGATCTTCTCCTGAGTGCAGTAGCCAAGTCTGTAGGTGGTGACTTGTCTAGTGAGGATCTGTGGGAAATGTGGCTggttggctttttgttttgtggtgtggttgtgttgggttttttctctaaTTCGTTATTAAACAGCTGTTCTCTGTTTCCATGGCACAAATAATTCAACAGTGGTTACAAAGATTATGGAACCACCTGGTGCTGCTCTagcctgtccctgagcagcactTTTTTATGCCCCACCTATAGCCACTTGCTTATAGGTTGAAGGGAAGTAGAAAGCAGATGTCAAAGAGCTCTCATCCCATTCTCCCTCTTGGCTGTcagaaaggacatttttttGGCTTCTTTCAGATCACTTGTTGTAAAGGTCCTAAATCATCTTGTTTCACAGTTACAGTTACAGTCCCTCAAGGGAAAACATCTATCCAAGCAGATCAAAATTAGATTTAGAGGAGATTTTCTCACAGGAAACAAGTTAACAGCTTGAAATTTGCCCAGTTTGGGATGTGCATGGTGTTCTTTTTCACAATTCAGAGATATGCCACAAGAATATTCAGTTGTTTTGAACATTACCGTTTCTACCTTTTCCCATGCATTTTTCTGTTAGACTGATTATTGTAGTGATATAGTAGGTACTATTAATAGTGGGAGATACATAAGTTCCAAATGttttttgttaatatttctgggaaaagaaagggattaaaatagaaaaaaatagaaaaaggaacACAAGCAgattaaataaatatgaatttatTATATCAAATACCTGTTGTTATATCCCACGTAAGCTTTGAAAGTTAGATAGTAAAATAATGATGATGTTCCATTTCTCAAatagtttattttcattcttttcaatATACGATGTTTAGTTTTAAAATCAGTCTCATGTCCTTAGCTTAAAAACCTCTCTAGACACACTGTACTCTGTTACACTGGTTATATTTGGCTGGCCTTACTGGCACTTTCTAAAGTGCAAAGATCACAAGTGATGGAAACTTAGACTCAATCAATTTAAGGGAAACATGCCAAAATAAACCACAGTCCATCAGAAGAACATAGTGTAGTTAATGTaaatcttgggaaaaaaacataCATAAATCCTGCATTTGAAAAGTATCTAGAATGATGGCCTTCCCACGTAACAACAGTTTTGATATATTTCAGAAGTCAGTGagcataataataattttatgtgTGCTGACACAATGGATACTGGCACATATGGTGACAGTgctgaataaattaatttagtcACTGAAGCAAATAAATCCTCTGTATAAAAATCTGCAGTTTTCTGGAAAGTATGGCATGAGGTCCTTCTAGTATAAAGAAGAAGCTATCAATGCCACGGATCTAAATTACATGCCTTTTGGGGCTTAAAGTGACCTGGTCTagggaaaggtgtccctgcctgtggcaaaGGGGTTCTACTTaaatgatctctaaggtcctttccaacccaaacaattctatgattctaaggaTCAGTGAGAAGGAATATAtggaaaattgcattttcaggAGTTCTGATAGTGCTTTTTGTCAACACATTCAGAGATTCCCATGTTCTgtcagattttttattttttttttttttttaaagtttaaaaacatACTAAGTTGTAGGTTGTGGACAGTACTTGAAAGAGAAATCCTAGAAAGGGTGAGAAAGACTGGAAGACCTGCCATCTGGCTTTCTATGGCAAAACAGCCTTAGACTGGCTGAATGGAAGGTGTTGAATTCTTATTCgatgcattatttatttatggctTTCAACTGTTCTTCATCTACACAGAGCTTCTGTTAGTATGTGTTGCACTCTGATCAGTAACAGTGTGTTACTGATTTATGTTTACAGTTAGCAGCTTCTCTGGAGGAGGACAGAGCTTTGTGATtttgtatggggtttttttgttttttcttatatATAATATTCTTTAGTTATACAATCACTTATTGCTTCTGTTGTTGCTTTCCACTGTTTTCCTGACAATGCAGTGTTGGTGGCAGAAAGGTACAGAACAGCaagttgaatttatttttttatttgcctcTGACTGGAGTAATActcatttaatatattttaatttgctgtttCATTTATTATAATAGCATTTTTCAGAACAATAAAAGCTCTACACTTTGAAAAACTGCTCTAATCCCTACTGCTATCAGATCTTATGTTCTTCTGGGGACTGAAGCTCATTCTTTGTAGTCTTTGGGACTGGATGTCTGTCTTTAGGCATTGGTACGTGAAGGAAATGGCTTTTCCCTTTTGCCTGTAGAGTGAATTAGTCtgttttttattataatttaaagttggaaaggaagagaagattTGGGCTtctaaaaatgcagtaaaaccaATCTTTTAGAGAATGAGGGATCAAACAGAAATATAAGCCATTTGGTCTCCAGGAAGTGTTACCCATTTGGGCCATGTGGGTACCAGCAACAGTAGCCATAGTAGCCAGAATGTTGCCAGAAAAAGAATTGAGAACCAACCTCGTACTGGTTATGAGGCATTTTTCACAGACATATCCTTTCTAGGTACTGACATTTGGCTGTTAAATGTTGCCAAACATGCCCCATAGTGAAAGCAGATGTTGAGCTTATTGTTCTGTTGGATGAGGAAggtgagcaaaaaaaaattgtagatgTTATCAAAACCATAAAGCATTGTTTATGGTCAGGTTTTACCTaatctgaaatgttttctttagatGACGATTCAAACACAACTGTTGCGTGTTAAGAGTTTACACTTAAATAGCTTCATTGAATTTAGAGATGCTGCTATCACATCTGAGAGAAGAATATAGATTTTCTTTAGGATGAGTCTTATTTTCAACTGATAGAGATAACTTAAACTGAACTATTTGCAGCCCTAAATACCTTTTCTGTAACAGACTACTTTTCAATAATTTGAAACCTCTTGTGAAACCTCTTTATATACTTTCGTTATTGGAAGAGAGGAATAAATATTCATATAGTATCCCAACAACATGTGCTGGCAAAAGTGAAGGAAGAACAAATCAATAATTCCAACACCAGTATTTAAATTCCAGCACTTCCATTAATGAAGATGGGTctgttttctattctttttcaaaatgttaGTTCATGTCTTGTCTTAAGCACTTTACAAGAGTGGGGACTAGGAATATAACACTATGTATAATATAATCTCTAATACAAATAGTTGAGTTATAAATATAATGTATATAGATAAAAATACAATAGTTGGCTTAGTTTTTTTGACTTTATGTATCAACAATAGCAACTCTCAGGTGatgtaaaatacattattattaaGAGAATTTATTTGAACAACTGAAGGTAATTCAAGGAGGTCAAGGAAGCTACCTTTACATTGTTTAACTAGACCTTTTTCTCATTGTACCACTGAAGTGTTGATGGGAATAGTTGTTAGCAATATTTGTCTCCAAACCTTTCACAGTTTTAATGGAAGGATAAATGTAAATTAAGATTAATTCATATTCACCATCACTTCCACCCGTGATTGATCCATCTCAGCTGTTTTTGTGAAATTTCCCTCGGTGATCTCCTGAAGCTGAACAGGACAGTTGGGCAGGGACCTACCTCTTTTAGGTGGTTTGGAAATGTAGCAATAGTCCTATGCTGCCATCTTCAGTGGTCTGGAGTCTGCTATGCTTTGCAGCATAGCAAACTGGCCTACAGCAAGAATAGACAAAGAATATGCActtgttttccagctgcagttaGGCTCATTCAAAGACTCATGCTTATTCTATTTTCTAAGATTTATCAGTTCTTGCTGCAGTGGGTTTTTGTttcagcttcagaaaagcaAGTTCATACTGTCgtgagagaacagaaaaacaggATTTTCTTTACATGTGTAATATTGTAATTAAGTTCATACTCTTTGTTCTGTCCATCAATTCATATATATCTTCTAAGAATCAGCTTTCTAAGCAGGTATTTAAGATAGTAAAAGCTTGTCCATTTGTAGGTTTCTGGCTGTCCAGGTTGTCAGAGGTCTCAACAGCAGTGCAGAAAATTAcaacttgttaaaaaaaaaaaaaaaaaaagtcttgcaTATGTAGGTGAGTTTTGTCCTCTGATTAAAGATCAGTAGTAAAAAACATATTCAAAGAACTCAAGCATGTATTTGTCTTAAGTATATACTGTATGCAGAAATTAAAGCTATTTTCATAAACACAGTCCTTTTTGTCTTTATCTACAACACCACCTTCTTCCTCTCCAATTTCCTAGCTtgtgcattttaatttattatggCCTTCAAATagatggatatttttaaaagaaataagtaCATAAAGCTATTGTCATATATCAGTACAAAAATGAAACCTCTGTGTTATGATTATTGCTCTTCTTGCCAGAGGCATCTCGGTATTTTGTGATTAATTTAAAGGGAATTTTATAATACATCAGGGAAATGGAGCCACATTGGTGTAAAAGGCAAAAGGGATTGTAAGTATAATCAAAAAGTTGATTAGAAAGTCTCTTTCCAGATGACTGTGTTGAACTTAGTGAAAACTCAGTAGATATGCCTGGTGGCAATTAGGCATTAATTTTTTTCGGTTACCCCAGGACAGTACCAAACTTCAAACTAGACATGGACTTGTGGCCTTATCATATTAATGACTCAAGACCAAAATTTTAAGAAGTGCTACTTGTTTTGCAGCTGGAACAAgaatccaaaacaaaaaatctgaaCTTAAACTCGTGATAGGTTTTTCGTATGTCCTTATATTTTGCTTAGTTGGACCATTAGTGATCTTTGTAAGAACATTCTTGCTTTGCCTTTTGTAGCTGTTTGAGATCACGGTGCCTCTGTCTCACGGCCCCAAGCCCGTCACAGTCAGTTTTGCCAACCACACGTCCTGCCGGTGCATGTCCAAGCTGGATGTTTACAGACAAGTCCACTCTATCATAAGACGTTccttgccagcagcacaaaCTCAGTAAGTATAAGCTTGCCTTTCCTTTCACGTTATGAGCAAGCCTATATAATCAGATTTAAAATACTGCTGGGAAGGTTGCACAGTTAGGATAGGTGATCTATACATAGCAGTAGCAGAACGCATTCTGCAAGGGAGCTGCCATTATTTTACACAAAGAGAATGTTACTAAATTACCTTTTTACCCATTAGATAAACTGAAGTGAGAtgatttaaaactgaaaaacaatgtGTGTGGGATTTTCTTGATGTATAAATATTTAGGAGGTCAAAAATACATAATAGACTAACAGTTGCTTTAAGGAAGAATCAATAACTAGAAGCTGGACTGGAATTAATTGTTGACATTTTTAATAAGGTGAGTGAATAGAGCAAATTTCTCTGAGGTGTTAAGCATTTTCCTCAGTGGTTTCATTCAGTTTAAGTCTGGATGTTTTCTGACACATAGATTATATTCTATTTGAGTTCAACTGATTTAATTTGTTTGTCAAAGCATGGATCATAAACAGTGGCTTGGAAGTAAATCTATTGATAATTAGTTTAATTACATAATTAACAGATTATAAAGAGTCAATAAAAACCCAAGAGTTAATAATAAAGTCAAAGGATGTTGGCTCTCTCTAGCTTCTCAGTATTTCTAGACTAAGAGCTGTTGTAATGACCAGGGCAAGAGTTTATTCTAGCCAGGAAACAGCTACCTGTAGTTGAGGGAGGTGAGAGTACAGACACCAGACTTGAACCAGCATTCACAGGTCGCTGTTTCTCCTGTGACTAAGGAATCATGCTTCAACAAAGGTAAGAGAACACAGTAATAGATCAGAATATATAAAGGTCTCCTCTACTGTTACATACTGTCTTTAAGTTCAGAATCTATGGCTTTGTACAATAAAACAGGCAGGAGgctttggtttgttgttgtgtGGCTTGacttggttggtttgggtttttttaacagaacaCAATAATATGTCTGTAAATTATCCATACTATTTCTCAAACAGAATCAGGAGGCAGGCTAAAGGAAACATATGCCAAGTGAGGCAGCAAGAGTGAGACCATTAGTGGAATGAAATCAGGAAACACAAGTTTGATAAAACATGAGGGGAAGCAGGGTGATGTTAAACTACAGCAGTCTGTACAAGCAGAGTGATTTAGTGTGCTGAAGGGGAGGGGTGTACTTGAATGATGATCATGGAAGAATGTCCCAGCACCTGCATTTTTGAATGTGTGAGTAATGGTGCTCAGGGGAATGAAAAGTGCATCAAATGAGTAATGTAGGTGTTGTCTTAACAGATTAGTAGGATTTTAGAAATACTACAGAAACGATGAATAAATGACACAGCCCGGATACAAGAAGTTAGGCTTGACTTGTTCAAAGATGTAATGTCAGCTGCGGTGATAAAGAAATTGCAAGAGATGAAGATGAGATAATACACATAAATATTCTATCAGTGATTCACCAGATAGCTCAGTTCACTCATTCTTTAAAAAGGcaacagctgctgcctttggatttttttgctttctttggttTCCACTACCTTGGCTACAAACTGTAGCAGAAAAAGAGGACTAAAGTGTTAACTTGtttattgcctttatttttaaaggcagcGCTGCTAAAGTTCAAATCTTTAGGTTCAAGAAAGCTCACCAGAATCTGAGTGACTAATGAGAAAGTGTCAGCTAATGGCACATAAATTTCACATAAACTGGAATGGAATCtgataaactgatttttttttttaaagttttgtctACAGCATTCATTATAAAATTTATCTGCTGTCTTTTGATATCCTaagtttgaaaacatttttgtacTTAAAACAACACATAAAATGATGCGTTACATGCAGTATTTGGCatgcaaaaatgttttataCTCCTGTTTTCTACCTGAGGTTTATGTTCTAGGGCTGTTTCCAAACTACATTAGCAAAGTACAAATATAAGTTTCTAGAAGTTAGAGCTGAAACTTGAAATGTGAGAAAGTTTCTTCAATAAATGGTTGAAAATCTCTGTAGTGGGGAGAACCTTTAGTAACAGATTtgacaggaataaaaaaaaagattatgaaTGAACTGACATTCTTAGAAAGATATTTGCAATGGAGAGAAACTAAAGCAATCAACAGCTagaattgatttattttttttctccttgagtTCTTATGGTAGTAAATCaacagcattttttaatttcacaggTGTCATGTGGCAAACAAGACCTGTCCAAAAAATCATATTTGGAATAATCAAATTTGCAGATGTTTGTCACAGCATGATTTTGGTTTCTCTTCTCACCTTGGAGATTCTGGTAAGCACTTTTTCTTAAAGGATTTAGTGTAGTTCTATGTTTAGATTCACCTAAAGACAAAGAAGTAGTAGCAATTATTTGTGTCTTTTTCTGTATCAATACTACTACTGGTTGTTGCCTGTCTTTTTACATATGCTTGTTTTTGAAACACCGTAAAAGGTATGGATTTGCTCATTTCTTCCCATAAAAATAGGTGTGAGAGTAGACACAAAATTCTGGTAATAGTgtgatttctctgctgcttttgtagACACATCTGAAGGATTCCATATTTGTGGACCAAATAAAGAGCTGGATGAAGAAACCTGTCAATGTGTCTGCAAAGGAGGCATGCGGCCCTCGAGCTGTGGACCTCACAAAGAATTGGACAGATCATCATGTCAGTGCATGTGCAAAAACAAACTTATCCCTGCTTCCTGTGGGCCCAACAAGGAATTTGATGAAGAAAAGTGCCAGTGTGTATGTAAAAAGAGCTGTCCTAGACATCAGCCACTAAATCCTGCAAAATGCGTCTGTGAATGTATAGAATCTCCCAATAAATGCttcttgaaaggaaaaaggtTCCATCACCAGACATGCAGGTAAAACCTCAGTTCTAATTTCTTTTAGTGTGTTCAAGGCATAAAATTTTGGGTTGTGACATTAGCTGTCTTGTTGAATTGCTTTGTAACAGTCTTAAGTAAACAGTAAGTCTGTCTTCAGTTTTATCTTCTGTGACTTCGATAATCTCTGAGGAAGCTACTAGGCATAATAAGTATTTAAACCATGTTTAGTTTTTAGTACTCTTACTACTACTTCATGGGACTTATTTCCTTTTGGTGAAAATGAACCCTAAGTTCAATCTCCCTATATCTTATGGTATTTAAAATCCTactctgtttttccccatgAACTGAATATTGCAATTCAAGTAACACAAATATTGAAATAACTCAAATATTCCTAATTAGATTTCAGGGTGTAATTCTGGAGATAACATCATTCATTTCCACTTCCTAAATTTTGGAGTCACCTAGCTCTGGGTGATTTTTGTGAAAAGTAGACATGTATAACTATAAAACAGACTTCCCAGAtcaccatttaaaataaaacttaggAAGAAAAGTCTGCAGTTTCTTTATATACCCTAGGGCCTTTTCTTTCCATACACCCATAGCATTAGCAGTCTAT
Proteins encoded in this region:
- the VEGFC gene encoding vascular endothelial growth factor C isoform X3, which encodes MAHASKDLEEQLRSVSSVDELMTVLYPEYWKMFKCQLRRGGWQHNREHSSFDTRSDDSLKFAAVHYNAEILKSIDTEWRKTQCMPREVCVDVGKEFGATTNTFFKPPCVSIYRCGGCCNSEGLQCMNISTNYISKTLFEITVPLSHGPKPVTVSFANHTSCRCMSKLDVYRQVHSIIRRSLPAAQTQCHVANKTCPKNHIWNNQICRCLSQHDFGFSSHLGDSDTSEGFHICGPNKELDEETCQCVCKGGMRPSSCGPHKELDRSSCQCMCKNKLIPASCGPNKEFDEEKCQCVCKKSCPRHQPLNPAKCVCECIESPNKCFLKGKRFHHQTCSCYRPPCTVRTKRCDAGFYFSEEVCRCVPTYWKRPLMN
- the VEGFC gene encoding vascular endothelial growth factor C isoform X2 → MFVQPTLAHASKDLEEQLRSVSSVDELMTVLYPEYWKMFKCQLRRGGWQHNREHSSFDTRSDDSLKFAAVHYNAEILKSIDTEWRKTQCMPREVCVDVGKEFGATTNTFFKPPCVSIYRCGGCCNSEGLQCMNISTNYISKTLFEITVPLSHGPKPVTVSFANHTSCRCMSKLDVYRQVHSIIRRSLPAAQTQCHVANKTCPKNHIWNNQICRCLSQHDFGFSSHLGDSDTSEGFHICGPNKELDEETCQCVCKGGMRPSSCGPHKELDRSSCQCMCKNKLIPASCGPNKEFDEEKCQCVCKKSCPRHQPLNPAKCVCECIESPNKCFLKGKRFHHQTCSCYRPPCTVRTKRCDAGFYFSEEVCRCVPTYWKRPLMN